The sequence below is a genomic window from Dictyostelium discoideum AX4 chromosome 5 chromosome, whole genome shotgun sequence.
aaaaaaaaaaaaaaaaaagtttttataatttaaattaaatcaaaattggatttttacaaaattatatttttttttttttttttttttttttttttttattttatttttatttttattttgattctgttcattttgatttttttgcaattttaaagattgtgAATGTGCCCtgaataaaacaaaaaaaaagaaaaaaaataaaaaataaaaaataaaaataaataaaaaatattcacAATATTCACAAATAAAAGCAATatctataaaaaatttttttttttttttccccacATTCAAAACCAACACACCCCACACATTTACAACTTCTATTTcctttattataattttaatttatttgatttttattaatatttaagataatagtttttttattttttttttttttataaataaaaaaaaaaagtatttttcttttttttcattaataaaaataataattcataaaacttttttttttttatttttttttttttattaataataaaatttaatgtatatataataataaattaaacacataaatatattataatgaatttaaataacttCTCTTTAATAAGAGATTTAGCAAAAAACAAACatatattcaaatttaaaactgacaatatcaataaaaatattttaccaTTTAGTACAAAATATGAACCgaaatctaaatttaaaaacaatgaaaGTATTAtcaaagttttaaataataacaatagcaatagcaatagcaatagcaatagcaatagcaatataATCAGaaacaatgaaaaaattaaaaaacaaattatatcgaataaaataacatcatcatcgtcatcaccATTAAATAAGATTCAACCAATATTTTCAACATctttaatatcaaataatattaataaatttaatagtttaattaataatacaaatattcAATCTCAAAGATTTTATTGTGGTATTTGGGGTGgtggtaaaaataataaaaacaatcaaaataaaaataataatgatagtaatgaaaataaaaatgatagtaataataataatagtagtagtagtggtagtaatggtaacaaagaagaaaaaaacaatgaaaataaacaaactAAATATTCATATAAAGAAGGTATATTTGCATTTATTCAAAAGTTGGttgaaaaagtaaaatacTTTTTAACAAGAAATAAACCTTTAACTTCTGATCAAAGAATTGCAATTATTAGTTGGGCTGCATTTGGTACTGGtactttaatattaattggtaCAACTTCTTTagtttcatttattttattctttgcAAATACATTTGAATTTTCTGGTAAGTTAAAACACTattcaatcttttttttttttttttttttttttttttttttttttttttcaaaaaaattatttctaataaaataatttaaattatatatttatatatatagaaTTTTTAGCAAATAAAGTTGGTAAatatttaacaaataatacagGTATTACAATTACATTTGAATCGGCAAGAGGTGATATGAAAACAGGATATATTAGATTAGAGAATGTGAATATATCACGTACACCAAGATCAGATGATAGAGTATCATCAATTCAATTATCAATTAGacaaattgatattaaattaaatttcctATGGTTTTTAGAAGGTAAAGGATTGATACAAGAATGTTTAGTCAATGGTGTTAGAGGATTAATTGATAGAAGAACCGAAGGTATCAATTGGAATAAAAATATGGTTTATCCAAGAAGAAAGAAAATGTCTggtgattttgaatttgaaaaattggaAGTACGTGATCTATTCGTTACAATGTATTTACCTGATAAAAGTTATAGACcattaccaatttcaatCTATCATTTAGAAAGTGATAGATTTAGAAAACAATGGATGCTATTAGACTTAATCTCTTGTAAAAGTATTGttggtaaatttgataattctttattCACTCTCACAATTCCACAACATCATCGTCAATTCAATATAGAACAAGAAGATCTACtatcaatgaaattaaaacaactaacttcaaataataatcaaaattttagaaatcatgataattattataattatataactGAACCAtctgataatttatttttaactcaATCAAATTCACaaattgataattataatagtaataataataataatagtaattttattgataataattcagaaattaataataataattttggagaaaaaagattatcaaaaaataaattaacaaaaaagaaaagagatGAAAAGATTGAATATAGAGAATTAAAGATTGATGGATTAAATACTGATATACTTAGTAGAAATGCAACAGGACCATTGGGTTGGATTAAAGAGGGTACTTTTGATATTgaccttttaattttattaccaaatCATATGGATGATAACGAAAAAGAACTTTTATCAACTGAACAAGTTGAATATGGTATTATTCCACCTTCATCAGAGAATCCACGTATGAATTTACATTTAGATTTTAAAGTTCAATTGAATCATCTATATAGTGTTGCTCCATTATATACACCAGAGATATCCTATATTTCAAATGCATTGGCTCATCCAATAGTTGCTTACATCAATTCTCATTCAAAACATATAccattatcttttaaatttgcaATGAATGTACGTCAATTCAATGGATCTTGGACACCAAGTCAAGCTTGTTTCTGGGAAATGATCTCTGCAAGTGTTTATGCTGAACTCTTAAAAAAAGTACAAGAAACTAAAAATGTAACAACCCTTAAAAAGGTTGCTTCAGATTTGGTTAATGATTTAGTTCAATGGATTGCTCCTCATTTACAAGCaattcattatcaacaaaaagaaaaagaagaacaagaaaaattattattattacaaaaagaattaaaagaaaaacataaaaaacgTATTtctcaaaataataacaatcatGATGAAActattttatataatgaaaatggtgaaatCATTTCAAATGAACAAGAGAAtattgaagataataataataataataataataataataatgaaaaactaGAAAAtgtaaaagaaaatcaatcaGATAATGAACAAGATGAAGACaatcaagaagaagaagaagaaccaATTAATCAACAACTTGTTTATTATCAAGAAATgcaaaaattattagataatcaacaacaaaaacaatattattaaaaaataaaaattaataatttgtgtatatataaaatatatttaataataatattttattttatttttttttgattactaCACAATagaattttttgttttaaattttttttattttaatttattttaatttaatttaataaccaTTTAATAGCACTTTCAActtgtttatttaatgtaattttaacatttttaactttttttgatgaagcatatttttgtttttcattatGACTTTGAATATCTTTAATGATTCTACCAGAGATTTCAAGTGATAAAACTTCTTCACCAAGGAGATTTATATCGTGTGGTGAAAGaccttctttttcttttgaacGGGCGGCTTCAAAAGTATCAAGTTCAATTTGATGAGATTTAAggatttcatttaatttttctaattgTTTCTCTCTATCTTTAACATTTGGGCTTTCTTTAAggtttttaatttccaattGGAGGTATTCTGCATAGTCGTGATTAACAGCAACCAATGAATTATGAGCTACAAAGATTGCAAATTTGGCAAATGCATTTGATAAAACCTCAAATTCTTGGGAATATTTCTCTTTGAGTTCTAAATTCTCTTTAACTCTTCTATTGGCGACAGCAGTGAGTTCTTCTTTGGAAAGGATTTTACCTTTGATACCTTCATCAATGACTTGAATTGCTTCTTTAACATGAACGATATCAGACACTGAATGATCTTTATAAGAACAACCACATTCTTTACAACCACCCAAGATACCAAATGTGTGATGCCAGTAGAGACTTGAacttttattgattttattctTGAAGGAGGCGGAACAATGACGACCAACGAATTCTTTAGCACCTTTTGGAGTATCCATTTTACTGGTTTTATGACAGCCTAATTTATTACAGAAAACGGCAGGTTCATCCAATTGTTCCCAAACTAATTTATCGAGTTGTGCCATGACATATGGTTTCAATTTCTCTAAATCATCTTTATGTTTTCtgatattttcattttgttgttcaatattatataaaaatctTTGAATTGAAGTTAAACAGAAATGAATTGGTGTACCCATCTTTCTGATCATTTCTCTGGTGTTATTAATACATTCAGTATCTTTAACTCTATGTGGTGGAGTACTAAGAATTGTATTCATTAATTTGGTGGCCTCGGATGATGATCTCTTCCAACTGTGGGAATAAACTTCAATATCTTCTTCTGAAAAGTTTGCaccatttaattttgatgcCAATACATTGAATgcttcattttcaaaattgaATACTCTACCGGTGGTTTCCATTTTTACGTCTGTATGATGCACCATTGATTCCAAATGAGTTTGGAGAAGTGTAAGGGCTGGTCCAGCTCTATACATTGAACTTCTGGTATTGGTGAAGCAAAAGAAGATATTATTCTTTGCAGAATAATGTAAATGATGCAACAATTCATTGATACAATATTTGTACATGGTATTGATTCTATTATCTGTTGatcttaataaaattaaaataccaTGAAGTTCTTCAAATTCTGAGAGTTCTTTAAGAATTACTTCAAAGTTTAAGTCATCTTGTTTACAACCACGAGTATCGGCAACACCTGGTGTATCTAAAATTGTCATTGTTTTATTGTTTCCCATATCGATGACATATCTCTTTGGCTTAACGGTAACTGATTCACCATCTTTATGTTCTTGTGAAAGGTATTTTGATTTACCAACAACGAAACTATGTGATACATTATTCGAATCAACAATTTGAACTTTATTAGGAATGGTGGCAACATTATCCAAACTGGCAAGATTCATAGCTTGTTCCAATGATTCATATTTCAAATAGTTTACCAATGATGAAATAAATGTACTTT
It includes:
- the DD8-14 gene encoding AAA ATPase domain-containing protein, giving the protein MHIPVVGETPDDAVNQLAEKVENANVEDKEGEIKACVAEPHDGEVTKGNGEEEEPKIKEDLKVQLEPKVEKIETPKNTNILVLGSTGVGKSTFISSLVNYLKYESLEQAMNLASLDNVATIPNKVQIVDSNNVSHSFVVGKSKYLSQEHKDGESVTVKPKRYVIDMGNNKTMTILDTPGVADTRGCKQDDLNFEVILKELSEFEELHGILILLRSTDNRINTMYKYCINELLHHLHYSAKNNIFFCFTNTRSSMYRAGPALTLLQTHLESMVHHTDVKMETTGRVFNFENEAFNVLASKLNGANFSEEDIEVYSHSWKRSSSEATKLMNTILSTPPHRVKDTECINNTREMIRKMGTPIHFCLTSIQRFLYNIEQQNENIRKHKDDLEKLKPYVMAQLDKLVWEQLDEPAVFCNKLGCHKTSKMDTPKGAKEFVGRHCSASFKNKINKSSSLYWHHTFGILGGCKECGCSYKDHSVSDIVHVKEAIQVIDEGIKGKILSKEELTAVANRRVKENLELKEKYSQEFEVLSNAFAKFAIFVAHNSLVAVNHDYAEYLQLEIKNLKESPNVKDREKQLEKLNEILKSHQIELDTFEAARSKEKEGLSPHDINLLGEEVLSLEISGRIIKDIQSHNEKQKYASSKKVKNVKITLNKQVESAIKWLLN